A genomic stretch from Hemicordylus capensis ecotype Gifberg chromosome 1, rHemCap1.1.pri, whole genome shotgun sequence includes:
- the ASXL2 gene encoding putative Polycomb group protein ASXL2 isoform X2, with amino-acid sequence MYREQLPPGPLRVSTRLSQVSSPQPGCPSPSIPPGKVISSSQKLSKKALKQALKQKQRKQQQCRASGSVSSSHHLLQPQQQQAKATSHPAPAKPAWEGKHSDGHSSSSQNSTSSSSPSVKAEPSLSVLGKKPFQRADRLHARQLKRARGAEIDVETPDSILVNTNLRALINKHMFSVLPPNCQHRLLLLLPEVDRQVGLDGLMKLSSSALNNEFFTSAAQGWKERLSEGEFTPEMQLRLRQEREKEKKAELWKEHFFESYYGQSSGLSPEEAKQLTSFPTAAQALAGDPALPPLEQCVPAPLAGPGQEEAPTALVGPQDLPVPPAAGKGEGDEKPPAPMPTELATSSDNSALATAGSRPPHKPSQGAKEPTQGEPAGEASGKEHASRPKSPVAAAAGIEPGPGEEAPESPAKDAPGPEQMEVGAPGLKRKLESPEEASTMPEKRPHVTENCCSRPPFQSPPQPFPAAPVPKVPPLRIPVSRIHGSPPAPFPASQVSPRPTFPGTVTSPRRTGARTLADIKARAQMARAQRAAAAAAEAAAASSAATAASIAGAIPGPGPGGGRGEEKSGPAPGTRPHGAALDLAGPGLRAAPPRPWPPCPGARAPAAEPGVPSGPARAQLQPASPLGPCPAAPRPVAASAAQGAKALLPGRGGGLGGAPPTSSQASRAAGQPEPRTDCREATPAAPSSPRRAPAPPRLSPLPAGSVACGLQAPAVSSGSSSRSTFPPKMSASIPANNPLVSQLLQGKEVPLEQILPRPLTRVEVKSVPLQAADGKEPSAPARPGPPREASGKQPSLGEKPCSSQGRQQLPPPPSPFLGQDLWGRQAVGKGAPEPLLPPLMPRGPRQSLPPALQPLPPPGLLLESCSTSQSFMLGFTGRRTSKPAMSGHYLLNVSTYGRGSDSLRRNLAVPPESRMCPDGPRMALEGREEAPGGSGSSGEEGSEDGEGCIPLEEEETPPPLTPEAGAARAAKLEQAGGSRPSSASQDLLRSPTAKDFLQAAQEKVAQVARGRGTWPHSVELPTGSPADSLPPRLLSPLHPSRLFGSPATTQLLGPGYSGTINVSTSPEMQQEALLSGLSDPSGMGDVVSFSVTVTAIPAGPPGSTGSHRQPLPGQAFSQEGSLEDLPSKCYCRLKAMIVCKGCGAFCHDDCIGPSRLCVSCLVVR; translated from the exons TATCAACCAGGCTCTCGCAAGTgtcctctccccagccaggctgcCCATCTCCCTCCATCCCACCAGGTAAAGTCATCTCATCATCTCAGAAGCTCAGCAAAAAGGCACTCAAGCAG gcCCTGAAGCAGAAGCAGCGGAAACAGCAGCAGTGCCGGGCCAGTGGCTCCGTCTCCTCCAGCCACCACCTCCTGCAGCCGCAGCAGCAACAGGCCAAGGCCACCAGCCACCCTGCACCTGCAAAACCTG cCTGGGAAGGCAAGCACTCTGACGGGCACTCAAGCAGCTCCCAGaactccacgtccagctcctccccctctgtgAAAGCCGAGCCCTCCTTGTCAGTCCTCGGGAAGAAGCCCTTCCAGAGAGCCGACCGGCTGCATGCAA GGCAGCTGAAGAGGGCCAGAGGCGCCGAAATTGACGTGGAGACCCCGGACTCCATCCTGGTGAACACCAACCTGCGGGCCCTGATCAACAAGCACATGTTCTCGGTGCTGCCCCCCAACTGTcagcacaggctgctgctgctgctcccggaGGTGGACAGGCAG GTTGGGCTGGATGGGCTGATGAAGCTGAGCAGCTCTGCCCTCAACAACGAGTTCTTCACTTCTGCTGCCCAAGGGTGGAAGGAGCGTCTCTCAGAAG GGGAGTTCACTCCAGAGATGCAGCTGAGACTTCGGCAGGagcgagagaaggagaagaaggcagaGCTGTGGAAGGAGCACTTCTTTGAGAGTTACTATGGCCAGAG CTCTGGGCTGAGCCCCGAAGAGGCCAAGCAGCTGACGTCCTTCCCCACTGCTGCGCAGGCCCTGGCTGGGGACCCAGCCCTCCCGCCGCTGGAGCAATGCGTGCCAGCCCCACTAGCCGGGCCGGGCCAAGAGGAGGCACCCACTGCTCTTGTGGGTCCACAGGATCTCCCTGTGCCACCAGCAGCCGGCAAAGGAGAGGGCGACGAGAAACCCCCGGCCCCCATGCCCACTGAACTTGCCACGTCCTCTGACAACAGTGCCCTCGCCACGGCCGGCAGCCGGCCTCCCCACAAGCCGTCTCAAGGGGCCAAGGAGCCCACTCAAGGGGAGCCAGCAGGGGAGGCCTCAGGAAAGGAGCATGCAAGCAGGCCAAAGAGCCCGGTGGCAGCGGCTGCTGGCATAGAACCAGGTCCGGGAGAAGAGGCTCCGGAGAGCCCCGCCAAGGACGCCCCTGGCCCGGAGCAGATGGAGGTTGGTGCCCCGGGGCTCAAGAGGAAACTGGAGAGTCCCGAGGAGGCGTCGACAATGCCAGAGAAGCGGCCCCACGTGACAGAGAACTGCTGCTCCAGGCCGCCGTTTCAGAGCCCGCCGCAGCCCTTTCCCGCCGCGCCTGTCCCAAAGGTCCCCCCGCTCCGG ATCCCCGTCTCCAGGATCCATGGCTCTCCTCCAGCGCCCTTTCCTGCCAGCCAGGTCTCTCCCAGGCCCACCTTCCCAGGCACCGTCACCAGTCCCCGGAGGACGGGGGCCAGGACGCTGGCCGACATCAAGGCCAGGGCCCAGATGGCCAGGGCCCAGcgggcagccgccgccgccgccgaagctgctgccgcctccaGCGCTGCTACTGCTGCCTCCATTGCGGGAGCCATccccggccccggccccggcggggggagaggagaggagaagagcggCCCAGCGCCAGGGACCCGGCCTCATGGAGCTGCGCTGGACCTGGCAGGCCCTGGCCTCCGGGCCGCCCCCCCGAGGCCCTGGCCCCCCTGCCCAGGCGCCCGGGCCCCAGCAGCGGAGCCGGGGGTGCCCAGCGGTCCTGCTCGAGCACAGCTACAGCCGGCCTCCCCGCTAGGCCCCTGCCCTGCGGCCCCCCGCCCCgtggctgcctctgctgcccaggGGGCCAAGGCTCTCCTTCCAGGCCGGGGGGgtgggcttggaggagcccctccCACTTCCAGCCAGGCCTCCAGAGCCGCCGGTCAGCCCGAGCCCCGGACAGACTGCCGGGAGgccacccctgccgccccctcctcGCCCCGCCGGGCCCCCGCTCCTCCCCGCCTCTCTCCGCTGCCAGCCGGGTCTGTCGCCTGCGGCCTTCAAGCCCCTGCCGTCTcctcagggagcagcagcagaagcacatTCCCCCCCAAGATGAGCGCCAGCATCCCTGCCAACAACCCCCTGGTTTCTCAGCTGCTGCAAGGCAAAGAGGTCCCGCTGGAGCAGATCCTGCCCCGGCCCCTCACCAGGGTGGAGGTGAAGAGCGTCCCGCTGCAGGCCGCAGACGGCAAAGAGCCATCAGCCCCCGCCAGGCCTGGCCCTCCCAGGGAGGCCAGCGGGAAGCAGCCTTCATTGGGGGAGAAGCCCTGCTCCAGCCAGggcaggcagcagctgcctccacccccttctcccttcctgggGCAGGACTTGTGGGGCCGTCAGGCGGTGGGCAAAGGTGCCCCGgagcccctcctgccccccctcaTGCCGAGGGGGCCCAGGCAGagcctgccccctgccctgcagcctctccctcccccaggcCTCCTGCTCGAGAGCTGCTCCACCAGCCAGAGCTTCATGCTGGGCTTCACGGGGAGAAGGACCTCCAAGCCGGCCATGTCTGGCCATTACCTCCTGAATGTCTCCACTTACGGGCGCGGCTCCGACAGCCTCCGCAGGAACCTGGCCGTGCCCCCAGAGAGCCGGATGTGCCCCGACGGGCCCAGGATGGCGTTGGAGGGGCGGGAGGAGGCGCctgggggcagcggcagcagcggggagGAGGGCTCCGAAGACGGAGAGGGGTGCATcccgctggaggaggaggagacgccgCCACCCTTGACTCCCGAGGCAGGGGCCGCGCGTGCTGCGAAGCTGGAGCAGGCAGGGGGCAGCCGCCCCTCCTCAGCAAGCCAAGACCTCCTCAGAAGCCCCACAGCCAAGGACTTCCTTCAGGCAGCCCAGGAGAAAGTGGCCCAGGTGGCGAGGGGCCGAGGGACGTGGCCTCACAGCGTGGAGCTCCCCACCGGCAGCCCGGCGGACTCCCTCCCCCCTCGGCTCCTGTCTCCCTTGCACCCTTCGCGGCTCTTTGGGAGCCCGGCCACGACCCAGCTCCTGGGGCCCGGCTACAGCGGCACCATCAACGTCTCCACCTCCCCGGAGATGCAGCAAGAGGCGCTCCTGTCGGGGCTGTCGGACCCCAGTGGCATGGGGGACGTGGTGTCCTTCTCGGTGACCGTGACGGCCATCCCTGCCGGGCCGCCGGGCAGCACAGGCAGCCACCGGCAGCCCCTCCCGGGCCAGGCCTTTTCCCAAGAGGGCAGCCTGGAGGACCTGCCCTCCAAGTGCTACTGCCGCTTGAAAGCCATGATTGTGTGCAAGGGCTGCGGGGCCTTCTGCCACGACGACTGCATCGGCCCCTCCCGGCTCTGCGTCTCCTGCCTGGTGGTGCGGTAG
- the ASXL2 gene encoding putative Polycomb group protein ASXL2 isoform X1, giving the protein MLHTNSRGSEGIFYKVPGRMGVYTLKKDVPDGLKELSDGSEESSDVQSDSPTSENSSTSSDRSSNKEGRKRRWRRKVSTRLSQVSSPQPGCPSPSIPPGKVISSSQKLSKKALKQALKQKQRKQQQCRASGSVSSSHHLLQPQQQQAKATSHPAPAKPAWEGKHSDGHSSSSQNSTSSSSPSVKAEPSLSVLGKKPFQRADRLHARQLKRARGAEIDVETPDSILVNTNLRALINKHMFSVLPPNCQHRLLLLLPEVDRQVGLDGLMKLSSSALNNEFFTSAAQGWKERLSEGEFTPEMQLRLRQEREKEKKAELWKEHFFESYYGQSSGLSPEEAKQLTSFPTAAQALAGDPALPPLEQCVPAPLAGPGQEEAPTALVGPQDLPVPPAAGKGEGDEKPPAPMPTELATSSDNSALATAGSRPPHKPSQGAKEPTQGEPAGEASGKEHASRPKSPVAAAAGIEPGPGEEAPESPAKDAPGPEQMEVGAPGLKRKLESPEEASTMPEKRPHVTENCCSRPPFQSPPQPFPAAPVPKVPPLRIPVSRIHGSPPAPFPASQVSPRPTFPGTVTSPRRTGARTLADIKARAQMARAQRAAAAAAEAAAASSAATAASIAGAIPGPGPGGGRGEEKSGPAPGTRPHGAALDLAGPGLRAAPPRPWPPCPGARAPAAEPGVPSGPARAQLQPASPLGPCPAAPRPVAASAAQGAKALLPGRGGGLGGAPPTSSQASRAAGQPEPRTDCREATPAAPSSPRRAPAPPRLSPLPAGSVACGLQAPAVSSGSSSRSTFPPKMSASIPANNPLVSQLLQGKEVPLEQILPRPLTRVEVKSVPLQAADGKEPSAPARPGPPREASGKQPSLGEKPCSSQGRQQLPPPPSPFLGQDLWGRQAVGKGAPEPLLPPLMPRGPRQSLPPALQPLPPPGLLLESCSTSQSFMLGFTGRRTSKPAMSGHYLLNVSTYGRGSDSLRRNLAVPPESRMCPDGPRMALEGREEAPGGSGSSGEEGSEDGEGCIPLEEEETPPPLTPEAGAARAAKLEQAGGSRPSSASQDLLRSPTAKDFLQAAQEKVAQVARGRGTWPHSVELPTGSPADSLPPRLLSPLHPSRLFGSPATTQLLGPGYSGTINVSTSPEMQQEALLSGLSDPSGMGDVVSFSVTVTAIPAGPPGSTGSHRQPLPGQAFSQEGSLEDLPSKCYCRLKAMIVCKGCGAFCHDDCIGPSRLCVSCLVVR; this is encoded by the exons TATCAACCAGGCTCTCGCAAGTgtcctctccccagccaggctgcCCATCTCCCTCCATCCCACCAGGTAAAGTCATCTCATCATCTCAGAAGCTCAGCAAAAAGGCACTCAAGCAG gcCCTGAAGCAGAAGCAGCGGAAACAGCAGCAGTGCCGGGCCAGTGGCTCCGTCTCCTCCAGCCACCACCTCCTGCAGCCGCAGCAGCAACAGGCCAAGGCCACCAGCCACCCTGCACCTGCAAAACCTG cCTGGGAAGGCAAGCACTCTGACGGGCACTCAAGCAGCTCCCAGaactccacgtccagctcctccccctctgtgAAAGCCGAGCCCTCCTTGTCAGTCCTCGGGAAGAAGCCCTTCCAGAGAGCCGACCGGCTGCATGCAA GGCAGCTGAAGAGGGCCAGAGGCGCCGAAATTGACGTGGAGACCCCGGACTCCATCCTGGTGAACACCAACCTGCGGGCCCTGATCAACAAGCACATGTTCTCGGTGCTGCCCCCCAACTGTcagcacaggctgctgctgctgctcccggaGGTGGACAGGCAG GTTGGGCTGGATGGGCTGATGAAGCTGAGCAGCTCTGCCCTCAACAACGAGTTCTTCACTTCTGCTGCCCAAGGGTGGAAGGAGCGTCTCTCAGAAG GGGAGTTCACTCCAGAGATGCAGCTGAGACTTCGGCAGGagcgagagaaggagaagaaggcagaGCTGTGGAAGGAGCACTTCTTTGAGAGTTACTATGGCCAGAG CTCTGGGCTGAGCCCCGAAGAGGCCAAGCAGCTGACGTCCTTCCCCACTGCTGCGCAGGCCCTGGCTGGGGACCCAGCCCTCCCGCCGCTGGAGCAATGCGTGCCAGCCCCACTAGCCGGGCCGGGCCAAGAGGAGGCACCCACTGCTCTTGTGGGTCCACAGGATCTCCCTGTGCCACCAGCAGCCGGCAAAGGAGAGGGCGACGAGAAACCCCCGGCCCCCATGCCCACTGAACTTGCCACGTCCTCTGACAACAGTGCCCTCGCCACGGCCGGCAGCCGGCCTCCCCACAAGCCGTCTCAAGGGGCCAAGGAGCCCACTCAAGGGGAGCCAGCAGGGGAGGCCTCAGGAAAGGAGCATGCAAGCAGGCCAAAGAGCCCGGTGGCAGCGGCTGCTGGCATAGAACCAGGTCCGGGAGAAGAGGCTCCGGAGAGCCCCGCCAAGGACGCCCCTGGCCCGGAGCAGATGGAGGTTGGTGCCCCGGGGCTCAAGAGGAAACTGGAGAGTCCCGAGGAGGCGTCGACAATGCCAGAGAAGCGGCCCCACGTGACAGAGAACTGCTGCTCCAGGCCGCCGTTTCAGAGCCCGCCGCAGCCCTTTCCCGCCGCGCCTGTCCCAAAGGTCCCCCCGCTCCGG ATCCCCGTCTCCAGGATCCATGGCTCTCCTCCAGCGCCCTTTCCTGCCAGCCAGGTCTCTCCCAGGCCCACCTTCCCAGGCACCGTCACCAGTCCCCGGAGGACGGGGGCCAGGACGCTGGCCGACATCAAGGCCAGGGCCCAGATGGCCAGGGCCCAGcgggcagccgccgccgccgccgaagctgctgccgcctccaGCGCTGCTACTGCTGCCTCCATTGCGGGAGCCATccccggccccggccccggcggggggagaggagaggagaagagcggCCCAGCGCCAGGGACCCGGCCTCATGGAGCTGCGCTGGACCTGGCAGGCCCTGGCCTCCGGGCCGCCCCCCCGAGGCCCTGGCCCCCCTGCCCAGGCGCCCGGGCCCCAGCAGCGGAGCCGGGGGTGCCCAGCGGTCCTGCTCGAGCACAGCTACAGCCGGCCTCCCCGCTAGGCCCCTGCCCTGCGGCCCCCCGCCCCgtggctgcctctgctgcccaggGGGCCAAGGCTCTCCTTCCAGGCCGGGGGGgtgggcttggaggagcccctccCACTTCCAGCCAGGCCTCCAGAGCCGCCGGTCAGCCCGAGCCCCGGACAGACTGCCGGGAGgccacccctgccgccccctcctcGCCCCGCCGGGCCCCCGCTCCTCCCCGCCTCTCTCCGCTGCCAGCCGGGTCTGTCGCCTGCGGCCTTCAAGCCCCTGCCGTCTcctcagggagcagcagcagaagcacatTCCCCCCCAAGATGAGCGCCAGCATCCCTGCCAACAACCCCCTGGTTTCTCAGCTGCTGCAAGGCAAAGAGGTCCCGCTGGAGCAGATCCTGCCCCGGCCCCTCACCAGGGTGGAGGTGAAGAGCGTCCCGCTGCAGGCCGCAGACGGCAAAGAGCCATCAGCCCCCGCCAGGCCTGGCCCTCCCAGGGAGGCCAGCGGGAAGCAGCCTTCATTGGGGGAGAAGCCCTGCTCCAGCCAGggcaggcagcagctgcctccacccccttctcccttcctgggGCAGGACTTGTGGGGCCGTCAGGCGGTGGGCAAAGGTGCCCCGgagcccctcctgccccccctcaTGCCGAGGGGGCCCAGGCAGagcctgccccctgccctgcagcctctccctcccccaggcCTCCTGCTCGAGAGCTGCTCCACCAGCCAGAGCTTCATGCTGGGCTTCACGGGGAGAAGGACCTCCAAGCCGGCCATGTCTGGCCATTACCTCCTGAATGTCTCCACTTACGGGCGCGGCTCCGACAGCCTCCGCAGGAACCTGGCCGTGCCCCCAGAGAGCCGGATGTGCCCCGACGGGCCCAGGATGGCGTTGGAGGGGCGGGAGGAGGCGCctgggggcagcggcagcagcggggagGAGGGCTCCGAAGACGGAGAGGGGTGCATcccgctggaggaggaggagacgccgCCACCCTTGACTCCCGAGGCAGGGGCCGCGCGTGCTGCGAAGCTGGAGCAGGCAGGGGGCAGCCGCCCCTCCTCAGCAAGCCAAGACCTCCTCAGAAGCCCCACAGCCAAGGACTTCCTTCAGGCAGCCCAGGAGAAAGTGGCCCAGGTGGCGAGGGGCCGAGGGACGTGGCCTCACAGCGTGGAGCTCCCCACCGGCAGCCCGGCGGACTCCCTCCCCCCTCGGCTCCTGTCTCCCTTGCACCCTTCGCGGCTCTTTGGGAGCCCGGCCACGACCCAGCTCCTGGGGCCCGGCTACAGCGGCACCATCAACGTCTCCACCTCCCCGGAGATGCAGCAAGAGGCGCTCCTGTCGGGGCTGTCGGACCCCAGTGGCATGGGGGACGTGGTGTCCTTCTCGGTGACCGTGACGGCCATCCCTGCCGGGCCGCCGGGCAGCACAGGCAGCCACCGGCAGCCCCTCCCGGGCCAGGCCTTTTCCCAAGAGGGCAGCCTGGAGGACCTGCCCTCCAAGTGCTACTGCCGCTTGAAAGCCATGATTGTGTGCAAGGGCTGCGGGGCCTTCTGCCACGACGACTGCATCGGCCCCTCCCGGCTCTGCGTCTCCTGCCTGGTGGTGCGGTAG